One Brassica napus cultivar Da-Ae chromosome A1, Da-Ae, whole genome shotgun sequence genomic region harbors:
- the LOC106447897 gene encoding F-box/kelch-repeat protein At3g04660-like, which translates to MYKDIYQGFIFVLVKDRTMKKARRKETTGTNQQCLTMKQDEKDPFSIIPLNLIVEILMKIPTKFVASLVLVSKKWLSIIRRKDFINLYMSRSSNRTRLLFTIFRMHGREQFLQTCSQVDPSSNDHRHRLNITQHRMHVYAFSPPIRGLICRQMDSKVVIANPSTGQLLTLPRVKTIRRGVLSFLGYDPMNDLYKVLCMTVLGGHQGGHQRRSQVVSEEHQVYTLGGGQQKWRMIECEHPHLPPPTSCVPAKCICINGILYYLGGGGENYTEESLRSCLAKESAFSLFLREI; encoded by the coding sequence ATGTACAAAGATATATACCAGGGCTTCATTTTTGTTCTCGTCAAAGATAGAACCATGAAAAAAGCGAGGAGGAAGGAGACGACCGGGACCAATCAACAATGTCTTACGATGAAACAAGATGAAAAAGATCCGTTTTCAATCATTCCTCTCAATCTGATCGTAGAGATTCTCATGAAAATTCCGACCAAATTTGTAGCCAGCCTAGtcttggtttcaaaaaaatggCTATCAATAATCCGTCGCAAAGATTTTATCAACCTGTACATGTCTCGATCCTCGAATCGGACGCGTCTTCTCTTCACAATCTTCCGCATGCACGGGAGAGAGCAGTTCTTACAAACCTGCTCCCAGGTTGATCCATCTTCTAATGATCATCGTCATAGGTTAAACATAACTCAACACCGTATGCATGTGTATGCTTTTTCTCCACCCATCCGCGGCTTGATCTGCCGTCAAATGGATTCTAAAGTGGTGATTGCAAACCCTAGCACGGGCCAGCTCTTAACGTTACCTAGAGTCAAAACTATTAGAAGAGGTGTATTATCCTTTTTAGGGTATGATCCAATGAATGATCTGTATAAAGTCTTGTGCATGACGGTACTAGGAGGTCATCAAGGAGGTCATCAAAGACGTTCACAAGTTGTGTCAGAGGAGCATCAAGTTTACACTCTAGGAGGAGGTCAACAAAAATGGAGAATGATTGAATGTGAGCATCCTCATCTTCCTCCTCCTACCTCTTGTGTACCTGCTAAATGTATATGCATAAATGGGATACTATATTATTTAGGGGGGGGAGGGGAGAATTACACAGAGGAATCTCTAAGATCTTGTTTAGCCAAAGAATCTGCTTTTTCATTGTTCTTGCgagaaatatga